A genomic segment from Lagenorhynchus albirostris chromosome X, mLagAlb1.1, whole genome shotgun sequence encodes:
- the LOC132512920 gene encoding PRELI domain containing protein 3B translates to MKIWTSEHVFDHPWETVTTAAMQKYPNPMNPSVVGVDVLDRHVDLSGKLHSHRLLSTEWGLPSIVKSLIGAARTKTYVQEHSVVDPVEKTMELKSTNISFTNMVSVDERLIYKPHPQDPEKTVLTQEAIITVKGVSLGSYLEGLMASTISSNANKGREAMEWVIHKLNAEIEELTASARGSIRTPMAAAAFVEK, encoded by the coding sequence ATGAAGATCTGGACTTCGGAGCACGTCTTTGACCACCCATGGGAAACTGTTACAACAGCTGCAATGCAGAAATACCCAAACCCTATGAACCCAAGTGTGGTTGGAGTTGATGTATTGGACAGACACGTAGATCTCTCTGGAAAGTTGCACAGCCATAGACTTCTCAGCACAGAGTGGGGACTGCCTTCTATTGTGAAATCTCTTATTGGTGCAGCAAGAACCAAAACATATGTGCAAGAACATTCTGTAGTGGATCCCGTAGAGAAAACAATGGAACTTAAATCTACTaatatttcatttacaaatatggTTTCAGTAGATGAGAGACTTATATACAAACCACATCCTCAAGACCCAGAAAAAACTGTTTTGACTCAAGAAGCCATAATTACCGTGAAAGGGGTCAGTCTCGGCAGTTACCTCGAAGGCCTGATGGCAAGCACGATATCGTCAAATGCCAATAAAGGCCGAGAAGCAATGGAGTGGGTAATACATAAATTAAATGCTGAAATTGAGGAATTGACGGCTTCGGCAAGAGGGAGCATAAGGACACCAATGGCAGCAGCAGCATTTGTGGAGAAATGA